A DNA window from Trichomycterus rosablanca isolate fTriRos1 chromosome 9, fTriRos1.hap1, whole genome shotgun sequence contains the following coding sequences:
- the reps1 gene encoding ralBP1-associated Eps domain-containing protein 1 isoform X2 produces MESLTLTDVEQKYYSDLFAYCDVDNTKKVASNNKVLELFRAAQLHNDVVIQITELCGATRLGHFGRSQFYIALKLIAIAQSGLPLRVESLNSVKDLPLPRFVVVKNEQEARHASVYPDSENQGPYSSLIPRPPGRVQSKKVSTHEVIQPCVPPVDPQPDTTSPVVSPHQSPPTSPHAWRKHKRQASGGTVDRQAAGAGAAWPPFREAQPGPVPGDGMWSAHSPPPVQENWVSFTDTPPSSTLPAMHPSSAQESTTVRTAASAATTNEIQRQASGYDDPWKITDEQRQYYINQFKTIQPDLTGFIPGSAAKEFFTKSKLPILELSHIWELSDFDKDGALTLDEFCAAFHLVVARKNGYDLPEKLPESLMPKLIDLDDSAGGPEPAPEVGFSGSPVEVAPSKSPSMPSLNQTWPELNQTSEDTAIVHPVPIRMTPSKIHMQEMELKRTGSDHTHPTSPLITKPPELSEEKKLAAIKFPGTTVGDGYSSSDSFTSDQEPISSAVTRQRSHSGTSPEGLKTVAPPPPPPRPHASHSRSSSLDMNRNFAAVTGGAQQQAGVVAFPPAVPPRPLATQTSVPHGHRSVDGDVLPAHSSTSPQQMPEQPNFADFSQFQAFAVEKPADEGDKQQDSVQVEKSTDAAAAMRSVKTEAQTEERPAATVNSVKGSSGPLAPPPKPVRRRLKSEDELRPEVDDHPQKSNVIATVLATQPSITRSVGKDKKAIQASIRRNKETNTVLARLNNELQQQLKDLLEERISLEVQLEQLRPFSHL; encoded by the exons ATGGAGAGTTTAACACTGACTGATGTCGAGCAGAAATATTACTCGGATCTATTCGCCTACTGTGATGTGGATAACACGAAGAAAGTGGCATCCAACAACAAAGTCCTGGAGCTCTTCCGAGCAGCCCAGCTCCACAACGACGTGGTGATCCAG ATAACCGAACTGTGTGGTGCGACACGTCTCGGCCATTTCGGTCGAAGCCAGTTCTACATTGCATTGAAGCTTATCGCAATAGCCCAGTCTGGACTGCCTCTTCGTGTAGAAAGCCTCAACAGTG TGAAAGATTTGCCTCTTCCTCGATTTGTGGTGGTAAAGAACGAACAGGAAGCCAGGCATGCAAGCGTGTACCCGGACTCAGAGAACCAGGGTCCGTACTCCAGCCTGATCCCCAGACCCCCCGGCCGAGTCCAGTCTAAAAAGGTTTCTACACACGAGGTGATTCAGCCCTGTGTGCCCCCGGTGGATCCCCAG CCGGACACGACGTCTCCGGTAGTGTCCCCTCACCAGTCTCCGCCCACCTCGCCTCACGCGTGGAGAAAGCACAAGCGCCAGGCCAGTGGCGGCACCGTGGATCGACAGGCTGCTGGGGCGGGAGCCGCGTGGCCGCCGTTTAGAGAAGCACAACCAG GTCCAGTACCAGGTGATGGGATGTGGTCTGCCCACTCTCCTCCTCCGGTTCAGGAGAACTGGGTCAGTTTTACTGACACTCCTCCGTCCAGCACTCTTCCAGCAATGCATCCTTCCTCGGCTCAG GAGAGTACGACGGTACGAACGGCTGCCTCCGCCGCAACCACGAACGAGATCCAAAGACAGGCCAGCGGCTACGACGATCCCTGGAAAATCACAGACGAGCAAAGACAGTATTACATAAACCAGTTCAAAACTATCCAACCAGATCTTACTGGTTTTATTCCTG GTTCTGCTGCAAAGGAGTTTTTTACTAAGTCAAAGCTGCCTATTCTTGAACTGTCTCACATTTG GGAACTCTCAGATTTCGATAAAGACGGCGCGCTGACCCTGGACGAGTTCTGCGCCGCGTTCCATCTCGTAGTGGCCAGAAAGAACGGCTACGACCTTCCCGAGAAGCTGCCCGAGAGCCTCATGCCGAAGCTCATTGATCTGGATGACTCGGCAG GAGGTCCTGAGCCTGCTCCTGAGGTGGGCTTCTCTGGTTCCCCTGTGGAGGTGGCGCCCAGTAAATCCCCCTCTATGCCCTCCCTGAATCAGACCTGGCCTGAACTCAACCAGACAAGCGAG GATACGGCAATAGTGCATCCTGTACCCATCCGTATGACGCCTAGCAAGATACATATGCAGGAAATGGAGCTGAAGAGAACAGGGAGCG ACCACACACATCCCACAAGTCCTTTAATCACTAAACCACCTGAACTCTCTGAGGAGAAAAAGCTAGCAGCCATTAAATTTCCTGGCACCACCGTAG GTGATGGTTATAGCAGCTCGGATTCCTTCACATCTGATCAGGAACCCATTTCAAGTGCAGTAACTAGACAAAG GTCTCACTCCGGGACGTCTCCTGAAGGACTGAAAACGGTGGCGCCACCCCCTCCGCCTCCTCGCCCTCACGCGTCCCACTCGCGCTCCTCATCGCTAGATATGAACAGAAATTTTGCCGCCGTCACTGGAG GAGCTCAGCAGCAGGCAGGAGTGGTGGCGTTTCcccccgctgtgccaccccggCCACTGGCCACACAG ACGTCTGTACCGCATGGACACCGCTCGGTGGATGGAGATGTTCTTCCAGCGCATTCCAGCACTTCTCCCCAGCAGATGCCCGAGCAGCCGAACTTCGCCGATTTCAGTCAGTTCCAGGCGTTTGCTGTGGAGAAGCCTGCGGATGAGGGCGACAAACAGCAGGACAGCGTGCAG GTGGAGAAAAGTACAGATGCTGCTGCAGCCATGAGATCAGTGAAGACTGAAGCACAGACAGAAGAGAGACCCGCAGCCACTGTGAACTCT GTTAAAGGATCCTCTGGCCCTCTGGCCCCGCCCCCCAAACCGGTCAGACGAAGGCTGAAGTCAGAGGATGAGCTCAGACCTGAGGTGGACGATCACCCTCAGAAGTCCAACGTCATCGCCACTGTCCTCGCAACCCAGCCGTCTATAACACG GTCTGTAGGGAAAGACAAGAAGGCCATTCAAGCTTCCATTAGAAGAAACAAAGAGACGAACACTGTACTGGCCAGACTCAACAATGAATTACAGCAGCAGTTAAAG GACCTGCTAGAGGAGAGAATCTCGTTGGAAGTTCAACTGGAGCAGCTGAGACCATTTTCTCATTTGTAA
- the reps1 gene encoding ralBP1-associated Eps domain-containing protein 1 isoform X1: protein MESLTLTDVEQKYYSDLFAYCDVDNTKKVASNNKVLELFRAAQLHNDVVIQITELCGATRLGHFGRSQFYIALKLIAIAQSGLPLRVESLNSVKDLPLPRFVVVKNEQEARHASVYPDSENQGPYSSLIPRPPGRVQSKKVSTHEVIQPCVPPVDPQPDTTSPVVSPHQSPPTSPHAWRKHKRQASGGTVDRQAAGAGAAWPPFREAQPGPVPGDGMWSAHSPPPVQENWVSFTDTPPSSTLPAMHPSSAQESTTVRTAASAATTNEIQRQASGYDDPWKITDEQRQYYINQFKTIQPDLTGFIPGSAAKEFFTKSKLPILELSHIWELSDFDKDGALTLDEFCAAFHLVVARKNGYDLPEKLPESLMPKLIDLDDSAGGPEPAPEVGFSGSPVEVAPSKSPSMPSLNQTWPELNQTSEQWETFSERSSSSQTLTQFDSNIAPADPDTAIVHPVPIRMTPSKIHMQEMELKRTGSDHTHPTSPLITKPPELSEEKKLAAIKFPGTTVGDGYSSSDSFTSDQEPISSAVTRQRSHSGTSPEGLKTVAPPPPPPRPHASHSRSSSLDMNRNFAAVTGGAQQQAGVVAFPPAVPPRPLATQTSVPHGHRSVDGDVLPAHSSTSPQQMPEQPNFADFSQFQAFAVEKPADEGDKQQDSVQVEKSTDAAAAMRSVKTEAQTEERPAATVNSVKGSSGPLAPPPKPVRRRLKSEDELRPEVDDHPQKSNVIATVLATQPSITRSVGKDKKAIQASIRRNKETNTVLARLNNELQQQLKDLLEERISLEVQLEQLRPFSHL, encoded by the exons ATGGAGAGTTTAACACTGACTGATGTCGAGCAGAAATATTACTCGGATCTATTCGCCTACTGTGATGTGGATAACACGAAGAAAGTGGCATCCAACAACAAAGTCCTGGAGCTCTTCCGAGCAGCCCAGCTCCACAACGACGTGGTGATCCAG ATAACCGAACTGTGTGGTGCGACACGTCTCGGCCATTTCGGTCGAAGCCAGTTCTACATTGCATTGAAGCTTATCGCAATAGCCCAGTCTGGACTGCCTCTTCGTGTAGAAAGCCTCAACAGTG TGAAAGATTTGCCTCTTCCTCGATTTGTGGTGGTAAAGAACGAACAGGAAGCCAGGCATGCAAGCGTGTACCCGGACTCAGAGAACCAGGGTCCGTACTCCAGCCTGATCCCCAGACCCCCCGGCCGAGTCCAGTCTAAAAAGGTTTCTACACACGAGGTGATTCAGCCCTGTGTGCCCCCGGTGGATCCCCAG CCGGACACGACGTCTCCGGTAGTGTCCCCTCACCAGTCTCCGCCCACCTCGCCTCACGCGTGGAGAAAGCACAAGCGCCAGGCCAGTGGCGGCACCGTGGATCGACAGGCTGCTGGGGCGGGAGCCGCGTGGCCGCCGTTTAGAGAAGCACAACCAG GTCCAGTACCAGGTGATGGGATGTGGTCTGCCCACTCTCCTCCTCCGGTTCAGGAGAACTGGGTCAGTTTTACTGACACTCCTCCGTCCAGCACTCTTCCAGCAATGCATCCTTCCTCGGCTCAG GAGAGTACGACGGTACGAACGGCTGCCTCCGCCGCAACCACGAACGAGATCCAAAGACAGGCCAGCGGCTACGACGATCCCTGGAAAATCACAGACGAGCAAAGACAGTATTACATAAACCAGTTCAAAACTATCCAACCAGATCTTACTGGTTTTATTCCTG GTTCTGCTGCAAAGGAGTTTTTTACTAAGTCAAAGCTGCCTATTCTTGAACTGTCTCACATTTG GGAACTCTCAGATTTCGATAAAGACGGCGCGCTGACCCTGGACGAGTTCTGCGCCGCGTTCCATCTCGTAGTGGCCAGAAAGAACGGCTACGACCTTCCCGAGAAGCTGCCCGAGAGCCTCATGCCGAAGCTCATTGATCTGGATGACTCGGCAG GAGGTCCTGAGCCTGCTCCTGAGGTGGGCTTCTCTGGTTCCCCTGTGGAGGTGGCGCCCAGTAAATCCCCCTCTATGCCCTCCCTGAATCAGACCTGGCCTGAACTCAACCAGACAAGCGAG CAGTGGGAGACTTTTAGCGAACGCTCCTCAAGCTCACAAACTCTGACCCAATTTGATTCTAACATTGCACCAGCTGACCCT GATACGGCAATAGTGCATCCTGTACCCATCCGTATGACGCCTAGCAAGATACATATGCAGGAAATGGAGCTGAAGAGAACAGGGAGCG ACCACACACATCCCACAAGTCCTTTAATCACTAAACCACCTGAACTCTCTGAGGAGAAAAAGCTAGCAGCCATTAAATTTCCTGGCACCACCGTAG GTGATGGTTATAGCAGCTCGGATTCCTTCACATCTGATCAGGAACCCATTTCAAGTGCAGTAACTAGACAAAG GTCTCACTCCGGGACGTCTCCTGAAGGACTGAAAACGGTGGCGCCACCCCCTCCGCCTCCTCGCCCTCACGCGTCCCACTCGCGCTCCTCATCGCTAGATATGAACAGAAATTTTGCCGCCGTCACTGGAG GAGCTCAGCAGCAGGCAGGAGTGGTGGCGTTTCcccccgctgtgccaccccggCCACTGGCCACACAG ACGTCTGTACCGCATGGACACCGCTCGGTGGATGGAGATGTTCTTCCAGCGCATTCCAGCACTTCTCCCCAGCAGATGCCCGAGCAGCCGAACTTCGCCGATTTCAGTCAGTTCCAGGCGTTTGCTGTGGAGAAGCCTGCGGATGAGGGCGACAAACAGCAGGACAGCGTGCAG GTGGAGAAAAGTACAGATGCTGCTGCAGCCATGAGATCAGTGAAGACTGAAGCACAGACAGAAGAGAGACCCGCAGCCACTGTGAACTCT GTTAAAGGATCCTCTGGCCCTCTGGCCCCGCCCCCCAAACCGGTCAGACGAAGGCTGAAGTCAGAGGATGAGCTCAGACCTGAGGTGGACGATCACCCTCAGAAGTCCAACGTCATCGCCACTGTCCTCGCAACCCAGCCGTCTATAACACG GTCTGTAGGGAAAGACAAGAAGGCCATTCAAGCTTCCATTAGAAGAAACAAAGAGACGAACACTGTACTGGCCAGACTCAACAATGAATTACAGCAGCAGTTAAAG GACCTGCTAGAGGAGAGAATCTCGTTGGAAGTTCAACTGGAGCAGCTGAGACCATTTTCTCATTTGTAA